In a single window of the Pleurodeles waltl isolate 20211129_DDA chromosome 4_2, aPleWal1.hap1.20221129, whole genome shotgun sequence genome:
- the LOC138292881 gene encoding volume-regulated anion channel subunit LRRC8D-like, with protein sequence MFTITEVASLNDNQSSFKTLKPWWDVLMDYLVILMLMVSFFSGTLLISKDQVVCLPLDENVSKTTNSSHLPTVALATTASTLTATSDVVHETSSGSVVGAAFGEEPHLPFSRRASTTGGHPTNLDYQQYIYISHVCYQKALPWYSKYSPYLALMHSLILLISSNFWFKYPKTSSKIEHFISILKKCFESPWTTKALSETACQHSEEDPGRLKSCASRAYEGRTTDDVSSPGSYRGDIPFEISEVSSSNILDKKDGEQAKALFEKIRKFRTHTEDADLIYKVYVGQTVFKVVKFLIILGYTSSFVGSIHFRHICKPNIKSLTGYSIFFCTHNLAFILQKLLITYIGLVCIYGLVGIYTLFWIFKKSLKEYSFEKVREESNFSDIPDVKNDFAFLLHMADQYDQLYSKRFAIFLSAVSENKLLELNLNHEWTYEKLRQHINRNSSGKLELQLFMLSGLPKAVFEMMDLEVLKLELISDVKLPAKISKMSCLTELYLYHCPAKVEHIAFSFLRDHLRVLHIKFTDIDEIPLWVYSLKNLLELHLSGNLSSVNNKVISLESLKELKNLKVLTIKSNLNKVPSAVTDLASHLSRLVIENDGTKLVILNNLKKMSNLLELELHHCELEKIPHAVFSLTSLQKLDLQSNGIQAIEDMASFQHLRRLTCLKLCHNAISSIPNSIEVVKNLEQLFLSNNKLNFVPTALFTLVKLRHLDLSNNLIQVLPEEIGQLGLLQVLSVSGNQLEELPSQLFKCLRLKTLHVGRNKLSSLSPEIGELIHLTNLDLRGNVLQALPSEISFCSLLKRSGLSVEEDLLQTLPSYIREGLVEHSL encoded by the coding sequence ATGTTTACCATCACAGAAGTCGCTTCACTGAATGACAACCAAAGCTCCTTCAAAACTCTGAAGCCCTGGTGGGACGTCCTGATGGACTATCTGGTCATCCTGATGCTCATGGTTTCATTCTTCTCTGGAACTCTCTTGATCTCCAAAGACCAGGTAGTCTGCCTTCCATTGGATGAGAATGTGAGCAAGACTACAAATTCTTCACATCTGCCAACTGTGGCAttggccaccactgccagcactctgACTGCCACCTCTGACGTTGTGCACGAAACAAGCTCTGGATCAGTTGTTGGAGCAGCTTTTGGAGAGGAACCACATCTACCTTTCTCCAGGAGGGCCTCCACGACAGGCGGTCATCCAACCAATCTAGACTATCAACAGTACATCTACATCAGCCACGTCTGCTATCAGAAAGCATTGCCATGGTACTCCAAATACTCCCCGTACCTCGCCCTGATGCATTCTCTTATCTTGCTCATCAGTAGTAACTTCTGGTTTAAGTATCCCAAGACCTCTTCTAAGATTGAGCACTTCATCTCAATTCTGAAGAAGTGCTTCGAGTCACCCTGGACCACCAAGGCTCTTTCTGAGACAGCTTGCCAACACTCTGAAGAGGACCCTGGGCGTCTCAAATCATGTGCTTCACGGGCGTACGAAGGACGGACAACTGATGATGTCTCCTCTCCAGGCTCTTATAGAGGAGACATTCCCTTTGAGATCTCGGAGGTGTCCTCATCCAACATCCTGGACAAAAAGGATGGAGAACAGGCAAAAGCACTCTTTGAAAAGATTCGCAAATTCCGAACACACActgaggatgctgacctcattTATAAAGTCTATGTTGGACAAACAGTTTTTAAGGTTGTCAAGTTCCTTATCATTTTAGGGTACACTTCCAGCTTTGTGGGTTCAATCCACTTTCGTCACATCTGCAAGCCCAACATAAAAAGCCTGACTGGCTATTCCATCTTTTTCTGTACCCACAACCTTGCGTTTATACTTCAGAAGTTGTTGATTACTTACATAGGCTTAGTTTGCATATATGGGCTGGTTGGTATCTATACTCTGTTCTGGATTTTTAAGAAGTCTTTGAAGGAATATTCATTTGAGAAGGTCCGTGAGGAAAGCAACTTCAGTGACATCCCAGATGTTAAGAATGATTTTGCATTCTTGCTGCATATGGCCGACCAGTACGACCAGCTGTATTCAAAGAGGTTTGCCATTTTCCTTTCAGCAGTGAGTGAGAACAAGCTGCTGGAGCTCAACCTGAATCATGAGTGGACATATGAGAAGCTACGGCAGCACATCAACAGGAACTCGAGCGGCAAACTCGAGCTGCAGCTCTTCATGCTTTCTGGTCTGCCTAAGGCTGTCTTTGAGATGATGGATCTGGAAGTTTTGAAGCTGGAGCTCATCTCTGATGTCAAACTACCTGCAAAGATCTCAAAGATGAGCTGCCTCACTGAGCTCTACCTCTACCACTGTCCTGCAAAGGTGGAACACATCGCCTTCAGTTTCTTGAGGGACCACCTCCGAGTGCTGCATATCAAGTTCACAGACATTGACGAAATCCCTCTTTGGGTTTATTCCCTAAAGAACCTATTGGAGCTTCACCTGTCCGGCAACCTCAGCTCAGTCAACAACAAAGTAATTTCTTTGGAATCACTCAAGGAGCTGAAAAACCTGAAAGTGCTGACCATCAAGAGCAACTTGAATAAAGTCCCATCAGCTGTGACAGACCTGGCTAGCCACCTCTCCAGATTGGTGATTGAGAATGATGGGACTAAGTTGGTGATTCTAAATAACTTAAAGAAGATGTCCAATCTCTTAGAGTTGGAGCTCCATCACTGTGAGCTGGAGAAGATCCCCCATGCCGTCTTTAGCTTGACCAGTCTTCAGAAACTTGACCTTCAGTCCAATGGCATCCAGGCGATTGAGGATATGGCAAGCTTCCAGCATCTTCGTCGTCTCACCTGTTTGAAACTCTGTCACAACGCCATCTCTTCGATCCCAAACTCCATTGAGGTTGTGAAAAACCTTGAGCAGCTTTTTCTGTCGAACAACAAGCTGAATTTCGTGCCAACAGCCCTGTTTACTCTAGTTAAGCTACGGCATCTCGATCTCAGCAACAATTTGATCCAGGTCCTCCCAGAGGAGATTGGTCAGCTTGGTCTTCTGCAGGTCCTCTCTGTGAGCGGCAACCAACTCGAAGAGCTCCCCAGCCAACTTTTTAAATGCCTGCGACTGAAAACTTTGCATGTGGGGAGGAACAAGCTGTCTTCTCTCTCTCCTGAGATTGGAGAGTTGATTCACCTGACCAACTTGGATCTGAGAGGGAATGTTCTGCAAGCGCTGCCATCAGAGATCAGCTTCTGCTCACTACTGAAGAGGAGTGGCCTCTCTGTGGAGGAAGACCTTCTTCAAACATTGCCTTCCTATATTAGAGAGGGCCTGGTGGAACATTCACTGTGA